ACAAGAGCTCGGAAGAAACTTAGCCTTCTGCAACGCCCTCTGCATCTTCCTCTCCTCCACCCACCCACCGCTCTCCTCCAAATCCTTCTCCAGCTGCCGTCCGAACGCCTCTCTCACGGCGGCGCAGCGGCACTCGCGGTCGAAGCTCTGCAGTGCCCGGCAGCATTCTTGGGGCGGTtgcttctcttcttctttcGTCAGCTCGAAATTGTTCCCCTTCTGGGATAAGTACTTCTCGCAGTGGCTAAGCTGTTGTTCCTGGCTCTCTATCTGTTCCCTGCATTGCTGCTGCTTGCCGGCCTCTGCCATGGCCAGGAGCGCCACTAACACTGCCACCAAAGCTGGAATCTTTGCCATTATTGTGAATCTGGGATGGGATAGAGAAGAACGCAATTGGGTTAAGAGCCGGGTGGTGGATTATATAGACAGTAGACACTAGAGAGTTTGCATTTGTGTGATGTGGAGAATGGTAGCCATGGACAGATGTTGTTTCTATCAGGCAGAACTTACACGTATATAGTTCGAGTAAGACTCAAACTTTGCGAGTACAACTTAAATAAGGGCAGTGGACATATTAAGTTCTGACGTATTTCATGAACCAAATATGCTATTATAGTATTTGGTGCAACgatgcataataataattttttaggtTGCAAGTTTGTGAACCTAATTAGGAGTAGCATATTTCCAAGATTGGTGGCACCTATGCTTATagtacatatagtctaataTGATA
This portion of the Ipomoea triloba cultivar NCNSP0323 chromosome 5, ASM357664v1 genome encodes:
- the LOC116020550 gene encoding 2S sulfur-rich seed storage protein 2-like; this translates as MAKIPALVAVLVALLAMAEAGKQQQCREQIESQEQQLSHCEKYLSQKGNNFELTKEEEKQPPQECCRALQSFDRECRCAAVREAFGRQLEKDLEESGGWVEERKMQRALQKAKFLPSSCNLQQRPQECQIRPPMVL